In one window of Sphingomonas glaciei DNA:
- a CDS encoding DVUA0089 family protein yields MGKFLALSAAAALLTSAAPAAAADFSYAGTLAGPNSVQLTTFVVGSPSTVTFRTYSFAGGTNAAGTVIGRGGFDPILTLFDSNGLLIDENDDGESNVGTDPLTSERADSFLRALLGPGSYTVALSAFSNFANGPNLSNGFENDGSFDGRSSAYAFDILGVNSAVQVGAVPEPGTWALMLVGFGAIGASLRRRRRVIAVAAAT; encoded by the coding sequence ATGGGCAAGTTCCTGGCGTTGAGCGCCGCAGCGGCGCTATTGACGAGCGCAGCGCCGGCGGCTGCTGCCGACTTCTCCTATGCCGGAACCCTGGCTGGCCCCAACAGCGTCCAGCTCACCACCTTCGTGGTCGGAAGTCCGTCCACCGTCACGTTTCGCACCTATTCCTTCGCCGGCGGGACGAACGCCGCCGGGACGGTGATCGGCCGCGGCGGATTCGATCCGATCCTGACCCTGTTCGACTCGAACGGCCTGCTGATCGACGAGAATGACGATGGCGAATCGAATGTCGGCACCGACCCGCTCACGAGCGAACGCGCCGATTCCTTCCTCCGGGCGCTGCTTGGCCCCGGAAGCTACACGGTCGCGCTGAGCGCCTTTTCCAATTTCGCGAACGGCCCAAATCTCTCGAACGGGTTCGAGAATGACGGTTCGTTCGACGGGCGCAGCAGCGCTTACGCCTTCGACATCCTGGGGGTGAACAGCGCGGTTCAGGTCGGCGCGGTTCCCGAGCCCGGCACCTGGGCCCTGATGCTGGTCGGCTTCGGCGCGATCGGTGCTTCCCTGCGCCGCCGCCGGCGGGTCATCGCGGTTGCCGCGGCCACCTGA
- a CDS encoding sulfite exporter TauE/SafE family protein yields the protein MDIYLPIANMSVNALLIVALGGLVGVLSGLFGVGGGFLTTPLLIFYGIPPSVAVASATTQITGASVSGVFAHMKRGGVDLRMGLVMIAGGLVGSLAGAGLFRLAQASGQIDVLIGLLYVLLLGSIGSLMLRDAVKALGWWKPAETEAPRRRHHRLVASLPFRWRFYASGLYLSPLAPLALGFVAGILTVLLGIGGGFILVPAMIYLLGMAPRVVVGTSLVMILAVSAATTMIHALTTQSVDIVLAALLLAGGVLGAQYGARLTTRLKPDLLRFSLAIIILAVALRMGLGLTYRPEEIFSIEYL from the coding sequence ATGGATATCTACCTCCCCATCGCCAACATGAGCGTCAACGCGCTGCTCATCGTGGCGCTCGGCGGACTGGTCGGCGTGCTGTCGGGACTGTTCGGGGTCGGCGGCGGATTTCTGACCACGCCGCTCCTGATCTTCTACGGCATCCCGCCCAGCGTCGCGGTCGCTTCGGCAACCACCCAGATCACCGGCGCCAGCGTGTCGGGCGTCTTCGCCCACATGAAGCGCGGCGGGGTCGACCTGCGCATGGGGCTGGTGATGATCGCCGGCGGGCTGGTCGGCAGCCTGGCCGGCGCCGGCCTGTTCCGCCTGGCGCAGGCGAGCGGGCAGATCGATGTCTTGATCGGCCTCCTCTACGTCCTGCTGCTGGGGTCGATCGGCTCCCTGATGCTACGCGACGCGGTAAAGGCGCTCGGCTGGTGGAAACCGGCCGAGACCGAAGCGCCGCGCCGCCGCCACCACCGTTTGGTCGCGTCCCTACCGTTCCGCTGGCGCTTCTATGCCAGCGGTCTTTACCTTTCCCCACTGGCCCCGCTCGCGCTCGGCTTCGTTGCCGGCATCCTCACCGTGCTGCTCGGGATCGGCGGCGGGTTCATCCTGGTGCCGGCGATGATCTACCTGCTCGGCATGGCGCCGCGGGTGGTTGTCGGGACCAGCCTGGTGATGATCCTCGCGGTCAGTGCCGCCACCACCATGATCCATGCCCTCACCACCCAGTCGGTCGACATCGTGCTGGCCGCCCTGCTGCTGGCGGGCGGCGTGCTGGGCGCACAATACGGCGCGCGGCTGACCACCCGGCTGAAGCCCGACCTGCTGCGCTTCAGCCTGGCGATCATCATCCTCGCCGTGGCGCTGCGGATGGGACTCGGCCTCACCTACCGCCCCGAAGAAATCTTCTCGATCGAATATCTGTGA
- the fdxA gene encoding ferredoxin FdxA: MTYVVTDACIRCKYMDCVEVCPVDCFYEGENMLVINPNECIDCGVCEPECPAEAILPDTESGNEKWLELNSTFSNQWPNITRKKDSPADADDYKGKDGKYDAFFSPEPGEGD, translated from the coding sequence ATGACCTACGTCGTCACCGACGCCTGCATCCGCTGCAAATATATGGACTGCGTCGAGGTCTGTCCGGTCGACTGCTTCTACGAGGGCGAGAACATGCTCGTCATCAACCCCAATGAATGCATCGACTGCGGCGTGTGCGAGCCCGAATGCCCGGCCGAGGCGATCCTTCCCGACACCGAGAGCGGCAACGAGAAGTGGCTGGAGCTGAACTCCACCTTCTCCAACCAGTGGCCCAACATCACGCGCAAGAAAGACAGCCCGGCCGACGCCGACGACTATAAGGGCAAGGACGGCAAATATGACGCCTTCTTCTCGCCCGAACCCGGCGAGGGCGACTGA
- a CDS encoding LytTR family transcriptional regulator DNA-binding domain-containing protein: protein MTQLVVIACLAFDHRAPADDVQRFKACLLQCPQVERAMEVCGTFDLIIEGRCSDIANYTRGMERLRKPLSQLVSRIETSFVSRTMDRPSSVEEDGGAIWLPCHDGRRRVEHRQIDKIVAEGDYMRVHVGNWSCLVHDTMSHLAKALAGAGFVQLHRSWLVRISFIERLVHDQRRWTARLMDGTTVSVAKSHTQDVLAIISGESSKPGGHSAIRSEVGERSDEVNENLLKLTS from the coding sequence ATGACACAGCTCGTCGTCATTGCATGCCTTGCCTTCGATCACCGTGCACCCGCCGATGATGTGCAAAGGTTCAAGGCGTGTCTTCTCCAATGTCCGCAAGTGGAGCGGGCGATGGAGGTGTGCGGCACCTTCGATCTGATCATCGAGGGGCGCTGCTCGGACATCGCCAACTATACCAGGGGGATGGAGCGGTTGCGCAAGCCGCTGTCACAACTGGTGTCGCGGATCGAGACCAGCTTCGTGTCGCGGACCATGGACCGGCCCTCGTCGGTCGAGGAAGACGGCGGCGCGATCTGGCTTCCGTGTCATGACGGCCGGCGCCGGGTGGAACACCGCCAGATCGACAAGATCGTCGCCGAAGGGGACTATATGCGGGTCCATGTCGGCAACTGGAGCTGCCTCGTCCACGACACCATGTCGCACCTCGCCAAGGCGCTGGCCGGGGCCGGCTTCGTCCAGCTTCACCGCTCGTGGCTTGTCCGGATCAGCTTCATCGAACGGCTGGTCCATGACCAGCGGCGATGGACGGCACGGCTGATGGACGGAACGACGGTCAGCGTCGCCAAAAGCCATACCCAGGACGTGCTGGCGATCATCTCGGGCGAGTCGTCGAAGCCCGGGGGCCATTCGGCGATCCGGAGCGAGGTTGGCGAAAGGTCGGACGAGGTGAACGAAAACCTGCTGAAGCTGACCTCCTGA
- a CDS encoding UrcA family protein, protein MESRKFACLTAAVVMGLSVVGIAGASAAVAPPFEDVVIKGDRIDPELQRTVRYGDLNLAFAPGQRVLKARILRTAHGLCWDLNGLYGVDSCTDLAIDSTEGQVAQAITRAKRQMAGLPVGPAIAITMVIGGR, encoded by the coding sequence ATGGAAAGCCGCAAGTTCGCTTGTCTGACCGCAGCCGTCGTCATGGGGCTCAGCGTCGTTGGTATTGCCGGCGCGTCGGCGGCAGTGGCGCCACCCTTCGAGGATGTCGTCATCAAGGGCGACCGGATCGATCCCGAGCTGCAGCGGACCGTCAGATATGGCGACCTCAACCTCGCTTTCGCGCCCGGGCAGCGGGTGCTCAAGGCCCGGATCCTGCGCACCGCGCATGGCCTGTGCTGGGACCTCAACGGCCTGTACGGCGTCGATAGTTGCACAGACCTTGCGATCGACAGCACCGAAGGTCAGGTCGCGCAGGCGATCACCCGGGCCAAGCGGCAGATGGCCGGGCTTCCGGTCGGTCCAGCGATCGCGATCACCATGGTGATCGGCGGCCGCTGA
- a CDS encoding ATP-binding protein — protein MEDNASLKQLIDELTSHAEDEPVGSRPPIVREKHEPIGSVLDIAGSGSQARFDPALLLALADHSDPSVAMSGQVGSQVKMAVGKSWLIANVRTMRADDQGRIIAAIDFLGEGTRDQNGGMSGFRRGVTRYPIPGAEVHPVTTDDLRQVFAASDSAHVEIGTVYPTDDIRGALYIDPMLSKHFAILGSTGTGKSTSVALILHRISNYSPEGHIVMIDPHGEYSAAFKGCGELFNVDNLQLPYWLLNFEEHCEVLLTTDGAERNRDADILAKCLLAARTKNKFSEQFGKVTVDSPIPYLLTDLNAVIVAEMGKLDRAGDTTPYQRLKTKLDELKADPRYTFMFSGMNITDSMGSFIARLFRMPANGKPISIVDVSGVPSDITSVVVSVLARMVFDYAIWSRTEAQRPILLVCEEAHRYVPKDENNGVQAVRKILERIAKEGRKYGVSLGLITQRPSDLAEGVLSQCGTIIAMRLNNERDQACVRAAMPEGARGFLDAIPALRNRECIVCGEGVAIPIRVRFDDLEPEKRPASSDPSFASLWRETGGEAEIINRTVKRWRGHGR, from the coding sequence ATGGAAGATAATGCCAGTCTCAAGCAACTGATCGACGAACTGACCAGCCACGCCGAAGACGAGCCGGTCGGCAGCCGCCCGCCTATCGTCCGCGAAAAGCACGAGCCGATCGGGTCGGTGCTCGATATCGCGGGCTCGGGCTCGCAGGCGCGGTTCGATCCGGCCCTGCTGCTGGCGCTGGCCGATCACTCCGACCCCTCGGTGGCGATGTCCGGCCAGGTCGGAAGCCAAGTCAAGATGGCGGTCGGCAAGAGCTGGCTGATCGCCAACGTCCGCACCATGCGCGCCGACGACCAGGGCCGGATCATCGCCGCGATCGACTTCCTCGGCGAAGGCACGCGCGACCAGAATGGCGGGATGAGCGGCTTCCGCCGCGGCGTCACACGCTATCCGATCCCCGGCGCCGAAGTGCATCCCGTCACCACCGACGACCTTCGCCAGGTTTTCGCCGCGTCCGACAGCGCCCACGTCGAGATCGGCACCGTCTACCCGACCGACGACATCCGCGGCGCGCTGTACATCGACCCGATGCTGAGCAAGCACTTCGCGATCCTCGGCAGCACCGGCACCGGCAAGTCGACCTCGGTCGCTCTAATCCTCCACCGCATCTCGAACTACAGCCCCGAGGGGCATATCGTGATGATCGACCCGCACGGCGAATATTCGGCCGCCTTCAAGGGCTGCGGCGAACTGTTCAACGTCGACAATCTGCAGCTGCCCTACTGGCTGCTCAATTTCGAAGAGCATTGCGAGGTGCTGCTCACCACCGACGGGGCCGAGCGCAACCGCGACGCCGACATCCTCGCCAAATGCCTGCTCGCCGCGCGGACCAAGAACAAATTCTCCGAGCAGTTCGGCAAGGTGACGGTGGATTCGCCGATCCCCTACCTGCTGACCGATTTGAACGCCGTGATCGTCGCCGAAATGGGCAAGCTCGACCGAGCGGGCGACACCACGCCCTACCAGCGTTTGAAGACCAAGCTCGACGAACTCAAGGCCGACCCGCGCTACACCTTCATGTTCTCGGGCATGAACATTACCGACAGCATGGGCAGCTTCATCGCCCGGCTATTCCGCATGCCCGCCAACGGCAAGCCGATCTCCATCGTCGACGTGTCGGGCGTGCCGTCTGACATCACCAGCGTCGTCGTCTCGGTGCTGGCCCGGATGGTGTTCGACTATGCCATCTGGTCACGCACCGAAGCGCAGCGCCCGATCCTGCTGGTCTGCGAGGAAGCCCACCGCTACGTCCCCAAGGACGAGAACAACGGGGTCCAGGCGGTCCGCAAGATCCTCGAGCGGATCGCCAAGGAAGGCCGTAAATATGGCGTCAGCCTTGGCCTGATCACCCAGCGCCCGTCCGACCTTGCCGAAGGCGTGCTGTCGCAGTGCGGCACGATCATCGCCATGCGCCTCAACAACGAACGCGACCAGGCCTGCGTCCGCGCCGCCATGCCCGAAGGCGCGCGCGGCTTCCTCGACGCCATTCCGGCGCTCCGCAACCGCGAATGCATCGTCTGCGGCGAAGGCGTCGCGATCCCGATCCGGGTCCGCTTCGACGACCTCGAGCCCGAGAAGCGCCCGGCCTCGAGCGACCCGAGCTTCGCGTCGCTGTGGCGCGAAACCGGCGGCGAGGCGGAAATCATCAACCGCACCGTCAAGCGCTGGCGCGGCCACGGGCGCTAA
- a CDS encoding M23 family metallopeptidase — protein MFQPPRPLVAAAALPSFGRAAALRPPEPPFSLVVDLTQDPFSRRWWRGAATLAALVAGVAQLAPPIEALPVGPAPVTGPDQARQEAALAVGALAYGSNTGLTLSEGPRARPIAAAPARQLRALSLIVSPGDELARLLQRNGARASDALQAAALARGQGALPPAGTTLTVQLGAPDAAGSRGIDRLSYRARLDLELVISAGSGGGLSVERRQLGLDRTPLRIRGSVGGGLYWALRSAGASPTQAADYLGAIGGSLDVGSEVMPGDRFELVVAQARSADGRTVAGGLLYAGLDRSGGNDLSLVRVPLHGRLQWISENASPEPVQSGLLAPVSGPITSTFGARMHPILRFTRMHNGIDYGASWGSPIVAAADGQVVRAGWAGGYGRQVRIAHAGGLVTSYSHMSRIVAGDGGTVRRGELIGYVGSSGLSTGPHLHYEVLRNGAPVNPLGVTLVSRPVFDQGLMAAVRARAKALRGL, from the coding sequence ATGTTTCAGCCGCCCCGCCCGCTGGTTGCTGCCGCTGCCCTTCCGAGCTTTGGAAGAGCCGCCGCGCTGCGTCCGCCAGAGCCGCCGTTCAGCCTGGTGGTCGATCTCACGCAGGATCCGTTCAGCCGCCGCTGGTGGCGCGGGGCGGCGACGCTGGCCGCGCTGGTCGCGGGGGTGGCGCAGCTTGCACCGCCGATCGAGGCGCTGCCGGTGGGCCCGGCACCCGTCACGGGGCCCGACCAGGCGCGGCAGGAAGCGGCGCTGGCGGTCGGCGCGCTCGCTTATGGCTCGAACACCGGTCTGACCCTGAGCGAGGGTCCGCGGGCACGGCCGATCGCCGCGGCCCCGGCCCGCCAATTGCGCGCGCTCAGCCTGATCGTTTCACCGGGTGACGAGCTTGCCCGGCTATTACAGCGCAATGGGGCACGGGCGTCCGACGCGCTGCAGGCCGCCGCGCTAGCCCGAGGGCAAGGGGCGCTTCCACCGGCGGGAACCACGCTGACCGTGCAACTGGGCGCGCCCGATGCGGCGGGCAGCCGCGGGATCGACCGTCTTTCCTATCGCGCCCGGCTCGACCTCGAGCTGGTGATCAGCGCCGGCTCCGGCGGCGGACTGAGCGTCGAACGGCGCCAGCTCGGGCTCGACCGGACGCCGCTGCGGATCCGAGGCAGCGTCGGCGGCGGGCTCTACTGGGCGTTGCGCTCGGCCGGCGCCTCCCCGACTCAGGCGGCCGACTATCTCGGCGCGATTGGGGGGAGCCTCGACGTCGGCAGCGAGGTGATGCCGGGCGACCGGTTCGAACTGGTGGTGGCGCAGGCCCGGTCGGCGGACGGGCGAACGGTGGCGGGCGGGCTGCTCTACGCCGGGCTCGACCGCAGCGGCGGGAACGACCTGTCGCTGGTCCGGGTACCGCTCCACGGTCGGCTGCAATGGATCAGCGAGAATGCCTCGCCCGAACCGGTGCAGAGCGGCCTGCTGGCGCCGGTGTCGGGACCGATCACCTCGACCTTCGGGGCGCGGATGCACCCGATCCTGCGCTTCACGCGGATGCACAACGGGATCGATTATGGCGCGAGCTGGGGCAGCCCGATCGTCGCCGCGGCCGACGGTCAGGTGGTTCGCGCCGGCTGGGCCGGGGGCTATGGCCGCCAGGTGCGGATCGCACACGCGGGCGGGCTGGTCACCAGCTACAGCCACATGAGCCGGATCGTCGCGGGCGATGGCGGCACCGTGCGGCGCGGCGAACTGATCGGCTATGTCGGATCGAGCGGCCTGTCGACCGGACCGCACCTCCATTACGAAGTGCTGCGCAACGGAGCCCCGGTAAACCCGCTGGGCGTGACCCTGGTCAGCCGGCCGGTGTTCGACCAGGGGCTGATGGCCGCGGTCAGGGCCCGGGCCAAGGCGCTGCGCGGGTTGTGA
- a CDS encoding helicase-related protein, protein MAGRSDGIVRAVLGPTNTGKTHLAIERMCAHSSGVIGFPLRLLAREVYDRVVKLKGESKVALLTGEERIVPPTARYWLCTAESMPVPLPSGVPGGTDGPKDFAFCAIDEAQLGTDPERGHVFTDRMLRARGREETLILGSASLRPLVRQLIPEAEIVSRPRFSTLRYGGAAKLSRLPPRSAIVAFSAEQVYALAEMLRRFKGGAAVVMGALSPATRNAQVDMFMRGEVDYLVATDAVGMGLNMDVAHVAFAGLDKFDGRRERRLTIPEMAQIAGRAGRHQRDGTFGTLGLGGDNGPAFTDEEINAVEEHRFRPLDNLYWRSADLDFTDVGALIHSLEARSDDPLLRPAPPGIDLAVLKALAEDPAVADRKGVVARRLWAACGLPDFRKVGPMHHARMVRRIFNYIADGGHISHDWFAAEVSRLDNVSGDIEALADRLAGVRSWAYIAHRADWLAEPAKWAERTRHVESRLSDALHAALTQRFVDRRTAVLVRDIGARGADALPVTVAADGEVSVGPEPIGHLTGFEFKVDPTARLADKRLLLAAAERRLGDELDRRARDLCAGDDARFTLFAPAGGDIGISADGHLLARLAPGRSLTEPALRTVRSLDRLSAPARTELRAHMEAWLERQVKRHVGDLARLTAASSDRHYGPPVRALTAMLADAGGLLPRKALAEPIGQLDRPMRAALHKLKVRLGALDVFAPSLLKPEAQRWRAALVAVRSGQPMPTLPRPGASVLPADADRLGAALAYRRFGELWLRVDLADRLAAFAHQARAAHKAGGEIALDPVDRTLATSLGLPEDTLARLMAEVGFREQSGAWAWRGTHQRTRARPQPARPGNAFAALAGLKR, encoded by the coding sequence ATGGCCGGGCGTTCCGACGGCATTGTCAGGGCCGTCCTCGGGCCCACCAACACCGGCAAGACCCACTTGGCGATCGAGCGGATGTGCGCCCATTCGTCGGGCGTCATCGGCTTCCCGCTGCGCCTGCTGGCGCGTGAGGTCTACGACCGCGTCGTCAAGCTGAAGGGCGAATCGAAGGTCGCCCTGCTGACCGGCGAGGAGCGCATCGTCCCGCCGACCGCGCGCTACTGGCTGTGCACCGCCGAAAGCATGCCGGTCCCTTTGCCATCGGGGGTCCCCGGCGGCACCGATGGCCCCAAGGACTTCGCCTTTTGCGCGATCGACGAAGCCCAGCTCGGCACCGATCCCGAGCGCGGCCACGTCTTCACCGACCGCATGCTGCGCGCCCGCGGCCGCGAGGAGACATTGATCCTCGGCTCCGCCAGCCTGAGGCCGCTGGTCCGCCAGCTCATTCCCGAGGCCGAGATCGTCAGCCGCCCACGCTTCTCGACCCTGCGCTACGGCGGCGCGGCCAAGCTGTCGCGCCTGCCGCCGCGCTCGGCAATTGTCGCTTTCTCGGCCGAGCAGGTCTATGCGCTCGCCGAAATGCTGCGCCGCTTCAAGGGCGGCGCCGCGGTAGTGATGGGCGCCCTGAGCCCCGCCACCCGCAACGCCCAGGTCGACATGTTCATGCGCGGCGAGGTCGATTATCTGGTCGCCACCGACGCCGTCGGCATGGGCCTCAATATGGATGTCGCCCACGTCGCCTTTGCCGGCCTCGACAAGTTCGACGGCCGCCGCGAACGACGCTTGACCATCCCCGAAATGGCGCAGATCGCCGGCCGCGCCGGGCGCCACCAGCGCGACGGCACCTTCGGCACGCTTGGCCTCGGCGGCGACAATGGTCCGGCGTTCACCGACGAGGAGATCAACGCGGTCGAGGAGCATCGCTTCCGTCCGCTCGATAACCTCTACTGGCGCTCGGCCGACCTCGACTTCACCGACGTCGGCGCGCTGATCCACAGCCTCGAGGCGCGCAGCGACGATCCGCTGCTCCGTCCCGCCCCGCCGGGGATCGACCTCGCGGTGCTGAAGGCGCTGGCCGAGGATCCCGCCGTCGCCGACCGCAAAGGCGTCGTCGCGCGGCGGCTGTGGGCGGCGTGCGGGCTGCCCGATTTCCGCAAGGTCGGGCCGATGCACCATGCCCGGATGGTCCGCCGCATCTTCAACTATATCGCCGACGGCGGCCACATCAGCCACGACTGGTTCGCCGCCGAGGTCAGCCGGCTCGACAATGTGTCGGGCGATATCGAGGCGCTGGCCGACCGCCTCGCCGGGGTCCGCAGCTGGGCCTATATCGCCCACCGCGCCGACTGGCTGGCCGAGCCGGCCAAATGGGCCGAGCGCACCCGCCACGTCGAATCGCGGCTGTCCGACGCTCTCCATGCCGCGCTGACCCAGCGGTTCGTCGACCGCCGCACCGCCGTGCTGGTCCGCGACATCGGCGCGCGCGGGGCCGATGCGTTGCCCGTCACGGTCGCCGCCGACGGCGAGGTCAGCGTCGGGCCCGAGCCGATCGGCCATCTCACCGGATTCGAGTTCAAGGTCGATCCGACCGCGCGCCTCGCCGACAAGCGCCTGCTGCTCGCCGCCGCCGAACGCCGGCTGGGCGACGAGCTGGATCGCCGCGCCCGCGACCTGTGCGCCGGCGACGACGCCCGCTTCACCCTGTTCGCGCCGGCGGGCGGCGACATCGGCATTAGCGCCGATGGCCATCTCCTCGCCCGCCTCGCCCCCGGCCGCAGCCTGACCGAGCCTGCGCTGCGCACCGTCCGCTCGCTCGACCGCCTGTCCGCCCCGGCCCGGACCGAGCTTCGCGCCCATATGGAGGCGTGGCTCGAACGGCAGGTGAAGCGCCACGTCGGCGACCTCGCCCGCCTCACCGCCGCTTCCTCCGACCGCCACTATGGCCCGCCGGTGCGCGCGCTGACCGCGATGCTGGCCGACGCCGGCGGGCTCCTGCCGCGCAAGGCGCTGGCCGAGCCGATCGGGCAACTCGACCGCCCGATGCGCGCCGCGCTGCACAAACTGAAGGTTCGGCTGGGCGCGCTCGACGTGTTCGCCCCCTCGCTGCTCAAGCCCGAGGCGCAGCGCTGGCGGGCGGCACTGGTCGCGGTCCGCTCGGGCCAGCCGATGCCGACCCTGCCCCGCCCCGGCGCCTCGGTCCTCCCCGCCGATGCCGACCGGCTCGGCGCCGCGCTCGCCTATCGCCGGTTCGGCGAGCTGTGGCTGCGGGTCGACCTCGCCGATCGCCTCGCCGCCTTCGCCCACCAGGCCCGCGCCGCGCACAAGGCCGGCGGAGAGATTGCGCTCGACCCGGTAGACCGCACCCTCGCCACCTCGCTTGGCCTGCCCGAGGACACGCTCGCCCGGCTGATGGCCGAGGTCGGCTTCCGCGAGCAATCGGGCGCCTGGGCCTGGCGCGGCACCCACCAGCGGACCCGCGCCCGCCCGCAGCCCGCCCGCCCCGGCAACGCCTTCGCCGCTTTGGCCGGCCTCAAGCGCTAA
- a CDS encoding TIGR02186 family protein, translating to MKLRLLFAALLAPLLMGQAGPRLVPDISARAIEIRYSFTGAQLLLFGAILYPGGRTPTRPLDVVVVLKGPVQPMIVREKQKIAGIWMNADSHRFVSAPSYYAVASNRPLAQVVGERTAAVYELGLGNLQLSPGGGAQPEKAQRFENGLLELRARQGLYAENSNGVEISDGVLYRARIVIPSQVPIGTYETETFLIDRGKVIAAATKEVEVRKTGFERFIATAARRHAFLYGLAAVLLSLGLGWGAAALFGQRS from the coding sequence GTGAAGCTGCGGCTGCTCTTCGCGGCGCTGCTGGCGCCTTTGCTGATGGGACAGGCCGGCCCGCGCCTGGTGCCCGACATCTCCGCGCGCGCGATCGAGATCCGCTACAGCTTCACCGGGGCGCAACTGCTGCTGTTTGGCGCCATTCTTTATCCCGGCGGCCGCACCCCGACCCGGCCGCTCGACGTGGTGGTGGTGCTGAAAGGCCCGGTCCAGCCGATGATCGTCCGCGAAAAGCAGAAGATCGCCGGCATCTGGATGAACGCCGACAGCCACCGCTTCGTGTCGGCGCCCAGCTATTATGCCGTCGCTTCCAACCGCCCGCTGGCGCAGGTGGTGGGGGAACGGACCGCCGCGGTCTATGAACTCGGCCTCGGCAACCTGCAGCTCTCGCCCGGCGGCGGCGCCCAGCCCGAAAAGGCCCAGCGGTTCGAGAACGGCCTGCTCGAACTGCGCGCCCGCCAAGGCCTCTATGCCGAGAACAGCAACGGCGTGGAGATCAGCGACGGCGTCCTCTACCGCGCCCGCATCGTCATCCCGAGCCAGGTCCCGATCGGCACCTACGAGACCGAGACCTTCCTGATCGATCGCGGCAAGGTGATCGCCGCCGCGACCAAGGAGGTGGAGGTCCGCAAGACGGGGTTCGAGCGCTTCATCGCCACCGCGGCGCGGCGCCACGCCTTTCTCTATGGCCTCGCCGCGGTGCTGCTCAGCCTCGGCCTTGGCTGGGGCGCGGCCGCCCTGTTCGGACAGCGCAGCTAG
- a CDS encoding RNA-binding S4 domain-containing protein gives MRLDRYLFFIRLLKSRTQAQALLEQGRTRIDGRRVEKVSETVRVGATITLPLRGAVRVIRVVSLPLRRGPAPEARGCYEELGVDEPNGAA, from the coding sequence GTGCGTCTCGATCGCTACCTGTTCTTCATCCGCCTGCTCAAGTCCCGTACCCAGGCCCAGGCCCTGCTCGAACAGGGCCGCACCCGGATCGACGGACGCCGGGTCGAGAAGGTGTCGGAAACGGTCCGCGTCGGCGCCACCATCACCCTCCCCTTGCGCGGCGCCGTGCGGGTGATCCGCGTCGTCTCGCTCCCGCTGCGCCGCGGCCCCGCCCCCGAGGCGCGCGGTTGTTACGAGGAGCTGGGCGTTGACGAGCCGAACGGAGCGGCATAG